The region AGCTGAAGGAGAAGTACGTAAGGTGGAAATAAAGATGTAATTTTGGTGTGTACATCAGTGAAGTTAGCAACTAGCTAAACCTAGTCCAGATAGGCAGCTGGGCTAGATTAGTGAGCAATGACTGAAGCACTTATGTATTGACATAATAAGCTTGAGCAAGCAAGAACAGGATTTGAGTTCATGATGCAGGACATTAGATCCTTGAAAATACTACAAAAATTTTGAATTAACAATTCTGTCTGGTCATGGAAGTTATGTtgccaataaaatatttttacaggtGTGGGCCTGTATAAACCATAAAGAGCAAGTGAGGCTGCTACTTAATAACAGTGGTACAAAGATTTGCAATAATCTACTCGTGGACATAAAATGCGATCAATAGTTTCCCTGAATTTACAGTAGAGACAATATTGTAGAGATGGCATGGTTGATAATAATGGGATTGTGGAAATAGAAATTGTCTTGGGAGATGGAGCTAAACTGAGAGTGCTGCCTACTCAGATTGAAGAAACTGGATAGTCTATACCTCCACTTGGGAGAACTGGCATATAGAGGTACAAATGCAGGAGCAAGAACTTCAGGAAATATTCAGGTGTTATTGTATGTCTGAAAAGTAGGGTAGGTTATGCAtacatttaagaagaaaaaatgggaTAAGGTCACAAAAAGATCTATTTCTCTTATATCAGCAGTAGATAAGACATTAAAATAAGTATAGAGGAAATAATCTTTAGAGACCTGGAGCTGAACAGAAAAGGGGATAGAGCATAGCTTATGTGAATCAAAGGTAGATCGTGTTAGACTAACTCGATATTTTCTGTTGTGATAAAACTGATGTTTTACTGAAGTCCAGAAATGCATTTCCTCCTTTTGTAAAATCAAAGCTTTAAATGAAAGTTTTTAATGACACTTcacagaagaagaatgaaaagggGAATTAAAAATCTGGTAACGGCACCCCTAAAGGAGAGTTTAATGACAAGTGTTGCTAAGGGAAGTTTACAGCTAAATGGAGATATGCTCAGAGTTATTCAATTATCATTCTTGTGAACAACTGGAGTTAGATTTTTCATTAACAGCCTTGCcacaaaaaataacagaaaaaactTGCTGATGAGGTTGCACATAGTTTCTAATGACACACAGCTGGGAGACACTATCAATGCAGAGAGACAGATATAATAGTTTGGCTAGACCTGAAGACTGAAATAACAAGCATGTTAAGTGCAGGGAATAGAAGGGAATGGAGAACATGAACCTAGAGTTTAAACTTGGAAATGGAGTTAACGCTTCCAGCTCCAAGATATTTATACATATCCTGTAATTATCATCGATACTGCCCAGGACTCTCTATTTTCCCAAAACACTTAGACTAACAATCTGCAGTAAATCTCATGTGCAATTCTGCaacattttgtcttctgtttcttaatttcatttatgCTTCCCATTCATCTTCTTTACACACCAGTGAATTACTGCTGCCTATTTCTGATGACCTGTGTCAAAGTAGaatcttgaaaaaataaatatttctgtaaatatttaaaaatataatttttcatttaaaaaaatactattgaACTGCAATCCTCACCACTGAAAATTCATGCTTTTAGTGCTCTGCTAGTGAAAGATACAGCCTTGAGCAGCCAGCATGCCCCAAAGTACAAGCTCTGTCCAGTCAGCTAGAGAGGTTAGGATAATCTATGCACATGGTTCATGGTCATCTCTTCTTCTCAAGTAAAACGTACCGGaaaatttggtttgttttttaaatgtagtgAGGTTTGGTTCTAATCTGACAGAAATGACAATGTTGACATTCAGCTGACTTGTCAGAGAGTGAGTGCTCTGCATGGCACAATTTGGCAGCTTCTGGAATAGCTCCAGTCACTGAAACTGACTATATTAATTTCATGCCCTACACTTCAAGCAGATTTCCTGACTCACTACATGAGTACTTCTCACATGATGGACATGCACATTATGCTTTCAGGAATTAGGTTATTTCTCCACGTCatgttcttaaaataaaatatgcctTACATGCTGTTGCGAGTAATTGTGAAATGTCTTGCATGTTTGCTACGGCACAGATGCTTGAAAACTCTGCTAATCATATACAACAACGTTCACACACTTAGCTTCACAGTATGGCCATGTTTGTATGCATCATTAAACTGGGAGAGATTCTGTATCACACAACCCATTTAGGTGAGACAATTACTAGCACATTTAATTTGTGCTATTCTGGTCATTAAGGCGGTCTCCTACACTAGAAGCCCTGCATCTATTGAAAATGATGCATCAGCTATGCATGTATTTATGTCTGTATGTACATGTGTATTTATAACTCCATAAAAATATCACTGTGATGTCCTAATTTCAGACAGTTCCATAAATTCTCAGAATACATTTACAGTGAAGGTGAAATCGAACTCGAAAACACAATCAAATTACTATGCACTGTATAAAGTATCGACTGAGAAATTCAACTTCTCTAGGAACAGAAatttgtgaaacaaaacaacagtaaTTGTTCTGCTTCTCTGAGCAAAATTCTGCATGCTTTAGCcctatacatttttttcctctcagtggGATTTCTTGTGTGAAAAAGATTGAGTATTCGGTGTATTATTTCATTTGATTCAGGCAGATTAGCAGATCCTTCCAGAGCAACTTCCTGTGGCTATGAAGATGGAGATCTCCTGTGCATATCTGTAAGAAGCTGGTGGTCCAGTAAGTATATGCCATTACACTATTCTTCTCCAAAATATGATTAATGTCCTAGAAGGCAATTTAGAATCATTCTTCCCTTAGACTTCTATATTACAAAGTAATTTCAGTGCTACATAATTGTCAATTGAAAACTTGCAGCAAAACACCTAAGTGTGAGTGAGAAAGTGAAAGCTAATTGGCTTTGATAACTTAgttgaggaaggaaaaaaaaaatgcagatttgcaGCCTTAAAAAGgcttacactgaaaaaaaatgcatgtaacaGTGTGTGGGAAATATCATGATGGGTATCCATATTTGTAGATGTTTATAGAAATTATAGTTTTCAACTACTCCAGAGCAGATTTGTTCAGTTTAGATGCtaatacttcaaaataaaacttagTGTGGGAATGTCAAGGAGGACTCTTTGTGTTCCTTACATCACCCTCCGTAACACAAACCTGACAGGACCTCTTCTGCCTTCACTTGCACCTCCGTAACTACACTGTGGTCAGTAGGCTACATAGACTGAAACAAAGAGAGACTTTGTGCCCATGATATCCAAAGAACTACTTTATCTTCATTACACAGACATTTATCCAGCAGTCTTTCAAGTATTCAGCTAGGACTTAGTTAATACTTTGACCTAGTGTACATGAGCTACAAGGTAATTTCTGGTCACTTTAATATTGGCTTAAGAGTTCTAGTAGCTTtaaattctgttcttttttttttcattattccaGTAAGTAGCAACAAACTAAAGACAGTGACAGAGAAGTGTAAAGGTCTGAATTTCCAGTGTCAATGTCCCTGacattttcaatgtttttctcAGTATCTCTAAAAATACACATCCAAATATTTCAGTCTTCCCAAAACCAGAAACATCCAAAATTCCTGGTTGCTTTTGACAATTCAGGCCATTCATGTGTTGCCCTGTTGAACTGGAGGGATCAAGCTGATACACGGTGTCTCTCATTCTGAGAGACAGAATAAATTCATTTGTAAAAATGCACATCATAGGTGTAACAGGAGAATGGGTGTATCCATTATAGTTAAGCAAATACACATCACTGAAAGCAGTGTCATCTCAATGATGGTAGCATCAAATTTGGAAATACCACGTGTAACTCAGGGGTATCCATTTATTGTTGCACAAGGCATCCCAATGAATAACAGCAGAAATTGTTAATAACAGTTGAAATGAATAACAATCGAAATTGGAAGCAATAGAAAAAGCACTGATACTATAATGCTCCCTGTCTCAAGTGCGAGAACAAGTGTAGCTTATTTTCCTCTGTTATTTTTACAGCCAGTGTCTATATGGAAACAGACTCCTCAAGCAACAATGCATACCTAAATGTCCACAGAATTAATCTTACAAGGCAATTTTTTCCTGAGctcatgaaaaaaacaaaaaacaaaaaacaaaaaaaaaaaaaacaaacaaacaaacaaaaaaaaacctgttaaattttctcacttcattaataaaaaatatttagttaatTTGCCTACACAGGCTGAATAATTTATCCCAACCAGTCCGAACAGAATCCCTCTAACGATGttcttgtttctatttttcaaaagatgaatgattattaaaaaaaaaaataaataactgccCCCCCAAGCCAAAACACCCTTTTCTCTGATCTGAGTCACAGTCAGTATTTTTAGAgacttggtttttttttgcaactgCAAATCAAActctttttaaaagtttaatttctatttttaaagacatgGAACTAACAGTTGAGTGGAAGAAAGACAAGTTCAACCATAAATTACAATCACTACTTGTATCTAAAGGCAAGAAAATTatcaaaatctattttttactattattattaaaaaagaggcaaaaggcCTTGTAAGTCCTCCAGTTTAAATACTCTTTCCCTGTTGGGGAAGGGAAAGCCTCAAGTTCTCTTTCCTGTAGCACGTTTGCCCTCCATCACTTCTGTCCCTGGCTCACCCAGCTTCCCTGCTGTCCTGTCACAAGTTCCCCTTTCCACTAGACCTGCTGGCAGGTTTTGGTGAATAtctctgcaccttcactgccaCACAACTGCTTTGTTGTAGAGGCCTTTTGAATGAAGCTTCTGGCTGTGAGCCAGCAATTAAATGTATCTACCTTCAAGTGAACAAAGGCGTATGCACAgagtaaatttaaaatgttaatttagaGTAAAACCAAAGCCGCCTGTGATATTCACTCCAAATTCAGCTTCCTGTCTGTGTGGGTGGCCAGTGCTAGGGCCTCCATGGGAAGGCATTCCATGTAGTGTGAAGTAACAAGGGTCATAGCATAGCCCTGGGCAAACAGGCAACATTTCTGGAATAGAAACCACCACCTTTACTTCCTCGGTGTTTGCGTTCCTGTTCTTCAGTTGCTTCTAAACACTGCACGTTCGCTTGATACCAATTTTGTTGCATATAGAACACGTATAAACTTAACCTTGGCTTACCCTAGTGCAGCAGGAACATGCAAAAAGTCTTTCAGAGTGCACACAAATGTCTCTTACTATTCAGAGGATGTGAGTGGTTTCAGTTGGCCTTCAGGGCAGCCCTGTCTGGCACGAGTAGTCATATGAAGCCAGGAATGAGCTTAAATCAGAAAGTCAGGCTTAATATACCCCTAGGTGTATGAGACACTCCCTACTTATGAACTTCAGTCTTTTTTGCCTAGAATAATATTCAATATAGTCTTCTCCTGCATTGTTTTCTGCCCTCTGAGTTACCCAAGCAGGTACAAGAAGTAACACATGCCAGcccacttaaaaaaatagaagtactTTCTGATGTGAAATCCAAGTATTCGCACTTCTCATGAAAATAGTGCACAAGAAGCCAGATTCAGCTTACCAATGACTTCCAGTGTGGCACTGTCTTCTCATCATCTCGAACTTTTCCTTTGCTCTGCTGATTGGCCACACCTTTCCTCCTGAATTCCCTGCCAGGTCCACATACAGGAGGTAGAACAACAGCTTCCCATAAGCAGGACTAGGATACAAGATAGGTGGTCAGGTTTGGAAGATGTTGGTCCTCACTGTTGGGACAGTGTACAAAATACCTAGGCAGTCCTGTGGCCCTGAGACCCAGCATGAGCAAATGAATTCTCAGCCCAATGGCTCAGGAGTCACCCACCCAGGAGTGAGAATAGCTGGTCTCCAGGCTCTTCTTCATTCAAAGttatttaatgttatttctaCAAAGAGGACACAATTAAGAGGAGAaccacagaatcagagaattgttagagttggaagggacagctggagatcatctagtccaacccacctgctaaagcaggttcatctaGAACAGATGGCAtagaaatgtgtccaggcgggttttgaatgtctccagagaaggagactccgcaatgcctctgggcagcctgttccagtgctccagcaccctcaaagtaaagaagtttctcctcatattcagatggaacctcctatgcttcagtctgtacctgttgcccctcatcctatcgctgggcaccactgaaaggagtctggtcccatcctcttgacaaccaccctggagatatttataaacattgatgagatcccctctcagctttctcttcttcaggctgaagaGACCCAGTTCTCTCTGtatctcctcataagaaaggtgctctaggcccctaatcatctttgtagctctccactggactccctccagtaattcattatccttcttaaactggggagctcagaactggacacagtactccggATGCAGCCTCACTGGGGCAGAGTAGAGAACTTATAATCCTCCTTTCAAATGAGGAATATAAAATAGCACTACGAGTACTCTTACTGGAGATGTGATCTGGCACAGGTGAGAACTAGACCTGGGGTTTCCTACATGCTGGGTCTGACTGCCTCAGCTTACAGATCAGATAAAAGGAAGCTGTCATCctaaaataaatctaaacaaacaaactgagGGAATTTCCAAGCCGTCTTCAGTGagcaaaatctttttaaaagggaaattattattttcaagtaaAATACGAAATCACCAGTatttaccttttcctttcttatatACCTATGGTGCATGGAAGAGTTGTTTGTTTCGgtttggtttgttctgttttgctttgtttttaatgaaaacaatacTCATGGAGTACCCCTTAGTCTTTCTGTACTTAGTTTGCAACTAATATTTAAGAGGCCTTTCATGTCCTGTTCATGACAAACTATAAAGatctaatttttttcatttgttgtcCTTTCATGCAAAGCGTAGCACACTGTCAGCTCATGTAAagatattaaaggaaaaaatataaatgaatattATGAATCATatctaaataaatacagatataATCACCATTGTGTTCCAGTTCGCATGCCCAGTTGCTGAACACAGTTATATCTGTGGCAATCTGAAACAGTTACACTTGGTATGgttcatttttctctgtagGAATATTTCATTTGCTTGTGGTTAACACCTCCccctttttaattattgttacAGATATAAATTACTACCTGGCTGTCATACCCTTTCTGGCAGCAGTGGAGGCTGGCCTCTTTGGGCAGCTGCAGTACCAGATAGAAATATTGCCACCAGAGGAGCAAAGAGCTGATTTCTGTTACAGTGTTGCCGACTGCCGGTCTCAGGTTCCCAACCTCATGGATGAATGGAAGGCCTACTTTGAAGTAAAtaatttcactttgtttttcttttcttcgtATTTTCTAGGAAACAATACCAGAATATTACCTTTACAAACTATTATTGCTGTTATTTGTAAGATTCAAAGAGCTTCGTTTCTTTTCAGTAacagcttgaaataaaacaagcaggaaaaatgaaaagcataacATAAAGTGATTCAAAGATAAGAAGACCGATATTTTTGCAGGTTgtggattattttattttctttaagataattctgtattttgcagACTGTTCCAAGAGACTGTTTTGCTAAAAGTTATATTTGTATTCTTCCTATACTGCTTATGttagcaaagcaaaataagcacGCGAGATAGAACATTACCCTTGAGAAATGGCCTTGTGTTAGTTTCATAGGGTTCATTTTTCCTGTGACcatttaaaaaactgaaaatgctgACATTTTATTCAGAAGGATACTTATTAATGCAAGCAGATATTATCTTTGCTCCTCATTCAGCTGTTCCCTAGTCCCAAAGTTGACAGTATTTGTTACTTCATAGGTGCAATAACTATTTTTATAGACTTCTATATTCAACATTTTTGTTGGTCGTCAAATAATTGAGAATGATCAGAAAATTTAAACCATAAGTCTCTCTTGGCAACTGTGAGTGAAGGTAGAGGTTTTAGGACAAGActggatttgttttcttaagatTATTTTTCCCAAGCAGTATGTTTCAGAAGTTATTATAAAGGTTCTGCTCCCCAAATAGCCATAATGATAACCATTAAagataattttcttattttctgaaaatcttcAGAAAATTGTGGCCAAAAGGTGTAAACAGGTTTTCAAGGAATCCAGCATGGAAGCTTCCATGGCACTCAAATACAAAAGTCCACTGAATTATTGTGACAGAATACCTAAACTATATGGATAAAACCCTCGCTCTGTTGAAGTCAAagaacagcagctcctgctaACTTCAGTGGGGATATGTATTCACTTTATAAATCTCTATTAATAAGCTTTTTCTCCCTATGTCAGACATTATGGTTTCTTACAAAGTAGCACATTCTAACTACTCAAAAGCAATTTCCCTTAGCTTGCAAACTTAACTGTTCTGTGAGATATGTAAGtctgaaaaattaattgaatTCAAACCTCCCCCctgtttctctgccttttttcctctctgttgctGTAGTATCTATTATCAACTGAACACAAAGCCGTGAGGCCTGCaaccttctcctccttccaaCTGGATGATGCCCTTGGTCTCATGTGGAAGGCGCACACCACCTCCAATGCTTATGCGGTGCCCAAGTTCCAGGACAAGTATGGGGACAAGAGGGGTGGCCAAGAGGGGTCTTCCCATCTGCATGCCTCTTTGCAAAGACAGTATCCCAACAAAGTCTGCATGAGCTTTCTTACTTTAAGCGTCTCTTCTTTAGGTTCTGctcttccttctgctctcttgGAGCATTGGATGACCAGTGAGTGACAGCTGCCCAGGCTGTGATGGGCAGGCAGGCTGTGGGCTTAACATGAGATGCTGATTCCTTCCTAGGAGCCAGGGCCCAAGTCAGGAGCTGTGTTTGGGCAGAGGCAGCTATGCCAGGAGAAATTAGGTATTAAGTGCTGAAGGAGGCTTTAAGTCACTGTGGCACTAAGACCACTCAGGATGTTATATGGAACAAAACACATTTGGGATAAATGACAGACTAATGTGTTCTACAGGATTTCCATTACctgttacatttatttttatctttttcagcTTAAAATATCTCTCTGTTCCAGAAGAAAATTTTGGTATAGACTGGGCTACCGGTGTAGATTTCATTGCAGCCACATACTTCTCTACAGATTTACCAACCGTGAATAGCTTCCAGGCTTTCCTGCCCCAGAGGATGCTCGTTGAAGGGGATGTCCCCCCATTCATTAGTGACTTCAGTCCACAGCAAAACAGAGTCCTGCTTTCACTGAAAGTTCTTTCCAAAGCAAATGAATTAACAGGTAGGAGCCTGACCTACAAATGTCTGTAGTCCATAGATATTCAAtgtcttcttctctctttctataCCTTTCACCATATGAACACAGGGATTTTTTATATTATATAGTATAAACACTTCCTAGAGAATAACAATAAAATAGTACACTTAAAACTGCAACCGTAAGTAAACAATACATCAGAGAGCAAATGCAGCAATGGGATAACACTGACAGTATGTGGTAAGGATTTCACATGAGACAAATGCATCATTTTTAGACCaaactatctttttttctttttccctcctccgTTTTTCACAGGAACTTTAAAAACACAACGACTAGTTTGTGTTTCACTAGTTATATCTGAAAGCATTAAAGCtgtaaaattattaaattagtTGCAGTCATTACAAAAAATGGGCAAATGATCATGAACGACAGTTTGTGTGTCCACAAGTGTTCCggttttcagttttggttttgtctcaATCTTCGGTCTAACAGAGAATATTCAGGCTGTTCCAGTAAAAAACTATCTGTCCCAGCAAAACTGTATTCTTAGGCAATGCGGGACTTTCACTAAAATAAGTTTTGCATCACCATCCAGCGGCGAGACAGAGAATTACAGTCCTCTGAGATTCCTGTTCCTTCATAGGTATTGCTGGgttgttctttgtgttttgctttgtgtttttttgttgttgctgttggtgtgtttgttggtttggtttggtttgtttgtttgttgtccTTTACAAAGGAAAGTTATTATAAATCTTTAATGAAAACACAATACACAAATACACTGTAAAACTAATATCCAGAGCTGTGGTATCTGTTTTGTGATCCTCTTTTTCTGTCCCtacatttcagtgaaaattatCTCACTAGTTGTATTTGTGGctgaaaaaaaagttctgtAATGAAGCTATTCAGTGTTACAAAAGAGCATCTTCACATCACAGAGCGCTTCCCTCACACCTTCCACATAACATTATTCCTCGAATGCTGAACAAAGGTGTTAAAAGGTCTACCCTGTGCATGGTAGCCTGTGCCACAGGTCAAGGTTTCTCAATCTACCTCTTAGGGGAGAGGGGGGacacagcaaggaaaagcaCAATCAGTGGGGCAGcaaggagggagcagagcaacAGGACAGCAGAGCAGATGAGGGCATCactggaggaagagagaaaaagaggcatGGATGCTGAACACGGtagggggaaggaaagagaggGATGAAGAAGTTTCATGCAGGTGCAGCCATAAAGAAGTCTGTAGCTGATATCCCTTGCTTTGCAGGTGGGCGATTTCCCTGATCCTGTTTTGACAGAATGAGCTTTGCATTCAGCTGAAAGTTAAATGCCAGATGACTCGAACTGGTGACTGCTTTGCAGATCGGAAAAGGAGCTTTAAACTAAATTTGACTTGGGCCTGGATTCACAGCCTCAGTGAGGACCTCAGTTTGCTACAAAACTCAGTTGACAAAATGTGCTGTGCTGTTTTTGTAGAGTTGGAATCCTCAGACTTTTAAGTACATCCTGTGAGATGTGGAGTCCTCTTTTGGTGCTGCAAACTTCAACAGCAGATAGAGTATCTCAGCACTTCTTAGGACAGGACAGTGTCCAATCCAGAGTGAGATCTGATTTCTTGATTCAGCATTTGAtactctttattttcctctggcTGCCTCTGCCAGTCCAGCAAGGACATGTACTGGGGGAGGACTGCTGTGCTACCTGTAAAGCTTCTCAACACATGGGCAGTCAGAGCTTTACCTTTTATGCTCTGTGCCCCACTGATGTCCAAAGGCAAAACAGCAGATGCCTTGTTATTTGAGACTTTTCCTGCTGTCCTCACCTTTCCTGTAGTCCTCCTGGGCAAGAAGACTCtttgctgccttttcctcttaACTCCTCATCTCCTCAGTACAATAATGTACAAATTGTTCTTCAGTGCTGCCGGTTCTATACAAAAGCATGTTTTGTAGGATAATAATCTCATTTTGGCTTTCTAGTAGACTTTTTTTCACCCCCAGATTTCTCCTGTGGACCCTTTATCCACCATAAAGATCAGCACTGGGAGGAATGGGGAGCAGGCAAGGACTATCCTGCTGGACTGGTCAGGCACACCTCTTAGAGAGCCACTGCTTATCACCTGGGTGAAAGCACCAGGATCATTTGATTCTTTAGCTTGAGACCTTAGCTGGCAAAAAGTGCAAATTATTGGCTGCTTTAGAGTGAAAACAGAGACATGTATGATTATAACTACCAGGCTACTGCTTCATAAGCCATGAAGCTATGTGCAATTGCAGACCAAGACCTTAACATGCATCTTCAATAATTTTGGCTTGCAACACTAACACTGGTGGCAAAAGAACAAGCCCCATTGTCTGTCAACACAAAGGATCCTGAGCTGAATGAATGCCTTGTGTCTCCCTACGCAGTTTTAGGCAATTATT is a window of Columba livia isolate bColLiv1 breed racing homer chromosome 3, bColLiv1.pat.W.v2, whole genome shotgun sequence DNA encoding:
- the C3H6orf58 gene encoding LOW QUALITY PROTEIN: protein LEG1 homolog (The sequence of the model RefSeq protein was modified relative to this genomic sequence to represent the inferred CDS: deleted 1 base in 1 codon) gives rise to the protein MLPYFSICALLIVTITLSPATAAPWNEKHATREYVYPPLWELAPENLLDFPVKGNKIVINAWNYQERLGMYKNLLKSSAKYFTAFGSQNIGNILWGLPSQHGWQFHTGRLADPSRATSCGYEDGDLLCISVRSWWSNINYYLAVIPFLAAVEAGLFGQLQYQIEILPPEEQRADFCYSVADCRSQVPNLMDEWKAYFEYLLSTEHKAVRPATFSSFQLDDALGLMWKAHTTSNAYAVPKFQDNLKYLSVPEENFGIDWATGVDFIAATYFSTDLPTVNSFQAFLPQRMLVEGDVPPFISDFSPQQNRVLLSLKVLSKANELTGGLLLKLWEKSMSTEAGREMGRKLIEGLVSGQKFDWWEYIII